The window ttttgttcttttccatAATTGTATCAGTTTCAGTTCATAGAGTCATCTGGTTTCTTTCAATCTGGTTCTGTCCCTATGTCTGTGACCCCGTCGCAAGCTGATCTTCCACTGTCCTTCACTGTTTCAATGTTAGCACTGCATTAGTGAAATTAAGGACTTCAGTGGGTATTATGTCTTACCCTGAGCCTACATCCCAAAAATGATGATTTTCTTGGTGGCATTTGACTCCATTACTCGCTAGCAATGTCTGGGATCTCGTAGGTGCAAACCCAAGTAGTCATACAGATCAAGGTAACTTTCAACACTGTTAACATCTAGAAATCTGTCTTCTCTTTCTCCAAATATGCTTTTGGGGCTCAATGTTTTAGGGTTGCTGGGAGGGTTGAAACACAATATAGTGTTCCTGTTTGCATTACGGAAAGGCttatggaaggaaagaaaaaccgTCCTGTAAATTGAGCATAATTTCCTATCATATTAATACGCCATTTTAATATGcattactttttttattttactgatCTTACTTTACGCGTAAATAAAGCTTATCGTTTTGTATTGGGCCGGTGCAAGCTTTTTTTGTTGTTAAACTTTAAGAGTCTGACCTACTATAGttctttcattttgttttaaCAACTTCCGCAAATCCTATTTTATGTGGTCACTTTTAACACAAGATTTTAGATTGATTGAAAAAAGAATGTAAGTTGAAaatgcttttattttcatactttaTCTTTATTGATACTTTCTCCTTTTTAATTCCATAACCCATCTTTATTTATACTTTCTCCTCTTTAATTCCATACCCCATctttatttatactttcttctctttttcaagCTTCCAGTTGTAGAACTGAAAGGAGAGCGCAAAGCTTCTGGTGGTATGTTTTTCTTTGCACGTCTGTGATGAATGTATGTGGTAGATCTGAATAAGAAGCAATACAGGATCTGAATGTATAGCACATTTGTGAGGTGTACAATTTGGTTCATCAAAACTGAATCCTGATATTAATGTTCTTTCGGTTTCCCTGAAACCTTAAGAGTTTT is drawn from Macadamia integrifolia cultivar HAES 741 chromosome 7, SCU_Mint_v3, whole genome shotgun sequence and contains these coding sequences:
- the LOC122084867 gene encoding expansin-like A1, producing the protein MAVFFCFLFFLLSSATACDRCVHQSKAAYFSSSAPLSSGACGYGSLALGFNGGHLAAGVASLYRDGIGCGGCFQFQFIESSGFFQSGSVPMSVTPSQADLPLSFTVSMVAGRVETQYSVPVCITERLMEGKKNRPLPVVELKGERKASGGMFFFARL